One window of Anaerohalosphaeraceae bacterium genomic DNA carries:
- a CDS encoding DUF4965 domain-containing protein, whose product MIRTSTAGRKGIGFWVISAVCLHGLFASAWGLPASSLVRPPSVPLVVCDPYFSIWSASDTLYGDVTRHWTGRPHPLTSLVRIDGTTYRLMGKEPAELPVLRQTGLSVLPTRTIYTFEGAGVRLQMEFLQAALPDNIDLMSRPVVYLTWRCSALDGMNHAVSVYLDAGMELAVNEPSQEVVWETPSIEGLKVLKAGTRQQNVLGRKGDDVRIDWGYFYLAASDKQPVQTVIAKAEDCRREFTDKGVLPTQMDRQMPRAVRDNAPVMAMQFDLGKVGGDGKTCRAILAYDDIESILYFGKRLQAYWKRNGKTIQTLLVESDKQYESLEQACERFDAELMEDLYKAGGADYVAIGCLAYRQALGANKIAADTNGMPLMFSKENFSNGCMGTVDVFYPFAPQVLLLNPTLAKASFVPILEYGRSERWKFPFAPHDIGTYPHAMGQVYGGGEHSEENQMPVEECGNMLLLVAAVVEAEGDIEFARRYWDILTRWAEYLKAKGLDPENQLCTDDFAGHLAHNVNLSMKAITALGAYAKMAEMMGQKETAAVYRKTAEEYAKQWMQMADDGDHYRLAFDKPGTWSQKYNLVWDRLLKLNLFPSSVAEKEMAFYRKVQKPYGLPLDNRSDYTKLDWIVWTACLTGKEEDFKALIAPIVRFLNETPDRVPMTDWYWTHNARHQGFQARPVVGGVFIRLMDNPEVWKKWVSRAERVQGTWAPLPKPPVITEVVPTSRDSAQIWFYTFEKPSENWMQVRFDAASAGWKRGPGGFGTRGTPGSRVRTVWNTPAIWLRRTFSLDKEIRPDLGLLIHHDEDADVYINGVLAAKLEGYSTDYQIIPLSPEARAALRPGSNVLAIACRQTGGGQYIDAGFAYVTEQE is encoded by the coding sequence ATGATTCGAACGAGTACAGCAGGACGGAAAGGAATCGGTTTCTGGGTTATTTCGGCGGTTTGTCTGCATGGGCTGTTTGCCTCTGCGTGGGGGCTGCCGGCCTCCTCTCTGGTGCGTCCGCCTTCGGTGCCGCTGGTGGTTTGCGACCCGTATTTCAGCATCTGGTCGGCTTCGGATACGCTCTATGGGGATGTCACACGGCACTGGACCGGACGGCCTCATCCGCTTACATCGCTGGTGCGGATTGACGGGACGACGTATCGCTTGATGGGCAAAGAGCCAGCGGAGCTTCCGGTGCTCAGGCAGACAGGCCTTTCGGTGCTGCCGACTCGAACGATTTATACCTTTGAAGGGGCCGGTGTTCGGCTCCAGATGGAGTTTCTGCAGGCGGCCCTGCCGGATAATATTGACCTGATGAGTCGGCCGGTGGTGTATCTGACATGGCGCTGCTCTGCATTAGACGGGATGAATCACGCGGTCAGCGTGTATCTGGATGCCGGGATGGAACTGGCGGTTAACGAGCCGTCGCAGGAGGTTGTTTGGGAGACGCCTTCGATCGAGGGCCTGAAGGTCTTAAAAGCCGGTACGAGACAGCAGAACGTCCTTGGACGCAAAGGCGATGATGTGCGGATTGACTGGGGGTATTTCTATCTGGCGGCATCGGATAAGCAGCCGGTGCAGACCGTCATTGCCAAGGCGGAGGACTGCCGCAGGGAGTTTACGGACAAGGGAGTGCTGCCGACCCAGATGGACCGGCAGATGCCGCGGGCCGTTCGCGACAATGCACCGGTGATGGCGATGCAGTTTGATTTGGGCAAGGTCGGCGGAGACGGCAAAACCTGTCGGGCTATTCTGGCCTATGATGATATTGAATCGATTCTGTATTTCGGCAAGCGGCTGCAGGCCTACTGGAAACGGAACGGCAAGACCATTCAGACTCTCCTCGTCGAGTCGGACAAGCAGTATGAGTCTCTTGAACAGGCGTGTGAGCGGTTTGATGCAGAACTGATGGAGGATTTGTACAAGGCGGGCGGCGCCGACTATGTCGCCATCGGCTGTCTGGCGTATCGGCAGGCGCTCGGGGCTAATAAAATTGCGGCCGACACAAACGGCATGCCCCTGATGTTCAGCAAGGAGAACTTCAGCAACGGCTGTATGGGAACGGTGGATGTCTTTTATCCGTTTGCCCCGCAGGTGCTTTTGCTGAATCCGACGCTCGCAAAGGCGTCGTTTGTGCCGATTCTCGAATACGGACGCAGCGAGCGATGGAAATTCCCGTTTGCACCGCATGACATCGGAACCTATCCGCACGCGATGGGGCAGGTGTACGGAGGGGGCGAGCATTCGGAAGAGAACCAGATGCCCGTAGAGGAATGCGGCAATATGCTGCTTTTGGTGGCGGCGGTGGTCGAGGCCGAAGGGGATATCGAGTTTGCCCGCCGCTACTGGGACATCTTGACCCGCTGGGCGGAATATCTGAAGGCAAAAGGACTGGACCCCGAAAATCAGCTGTGCACTGATGATTTCGCAGGGCATTTGGCACACAATGTTAATCTGTCAATGAAGGCGATTACAGCGCTGGGGGCCTATGCGAAGATGGCGGAGATGATGGGACAGAAAGAGACAGCGGCCGTCTATCGCAAAACGGCGGAAGAGTATGCCAAACAGTGGATGCAGATGGCTGACGACGGGGACCACTACCGGCTGGCGTTTGACAAGCCGGGCACCTGGAGCCAGAAGTACAATCTGGTCTGGGACCGGCTGCTGAAACTGAATCTGTTTCCTTCGTCGGTGGCGGAAAAGGAGATGGCGTTCTATCGGAAGGTTCAGAAGCCCTACGGGCTGCCGCTGGATAACCGCAGCGACTATACGAAGCTGGACTGGATTGTCTGGACGGCATGTCTGACAGGCAAAGAGGAGGATTTTAAAGCCCTGATTGCACCGATTGTGCGGTTTCTGAACGAGACGCCGGACCGGGTGCCGATGACGGACTGGTACTGGACGCACAACGCCAGACATCAGGGATTTCAGGCCCGGCCCGTTGTCGGCGGGGTCTTTATTCGCCTGATGGACAATCCGGAGGTTTGGAAAAAATGGGTCTCTCGTGCTGAACGTGTGCAGGGAACCTGGGCCCCGCTGCCGAAGCCGCCGGTGATTACAGAAGTGGTTCCGACCTCGCGGGACAGTGCCCAAATCTGGTTCTATACCTTTGAGAAGCCGTCGGAAAACTGGATGCAGGTGCGGTTTGATGCGGCCTCGGCGGGCTGGAAGCGCGGGCCCGGCGGGTTTGGAACACGCGGCACGCCCGGCAGCCGGGTGCGGACCGTGTGGAACACGCCGGCCATCTGGCTGCGGCGGACCTTTTCGCTGGACAAAGAGATTCGTCCGGACTTGGGCCTGCTGATTCATCACGATGAGGATGCTGACGTGTATATCAACGGTGTCCTGGCGGCTAAACTGGAAGGGTACTCTACTGATTATCAAATCATTCCCCTTTCTCCGGAGGCACGGGCGGCGCTAAGGCCGGGCAGCAATGTGTTGGCGATTGCCTGCCGACAGACCGGCGGAGGCCAATATATCGATGCCGGGTTTGCCTATGTGACGGAACAGGAATAA
- a CDS encoding beta-L-arabinofuranosidase domain-containing protein, whose protein sequence is MTIQRCFLVISLWAGLAAADSITVVERPDAASVNPHYVSSRAPLKPVYFLELPVGSIEPKGWLREYLKRQRDGMTGNLEEISAWLQKEDNAWLSADGRGKWGWEEVPYWLRGYQDLAYLLNEPAMIAETKFWMEGVLRSQRPDGDFGPDMRLEDGSRDYWGNMVMLYCLQSYYDWSGDKRVLDLMRRYFAYQLTVPEEKFLTGYWQRMRGGDNLYSVLWLYNHTGDKPLLDLAEKIHRRTADWRMEGDLPNWHNVNIAQGFREPAVYFLLSGNSRDLEFAYKNFWQVRKRFGQVPGGMFGGDENCRVGFDDPRQCIETCGIVEQMFSDQMMMRISGDPFWADHCEEVALNTYPAAVMPDFRALRYLTAPNQPVSSGADHHPGLDNKGPFLLMNPFSHRCCQHNHSHGWPNYAKSLWWATPDSGLCAALYAACRVKAKVGKGVQVILDEETNYPFEEQVRLTVRLSEPTVFPLYLRVPSWCSKASVQLNGQHVSIEPKSGRYIRLERTWRDGDRVVLNLPMELRVQRWTANHSSASVSYGPLTFSLKIQELYVRADSTKTAVWDSKWRADVRKEQWPSYEIYPASSWNYGLVLKGTRPEDGFELIRKSWPADNFPFTHEAVPLELKTTAKKIVSWTLDQYGLCSPLQDSPVRSDEPVETVTLIPMGAARLRISAFPVIGEGADAKEWNLQTFPRPPLASVTASYLHDEISALCDGLEPSRSADHSIPRFTWWDRKGTTEWVQVWFERPQTLSKSEVYWFDDTGIGQCRVPASWRLLVLEGTAWKPVNISGNYPVVKDGWSRAAFEPIQTQAVRLEVQLQDGFSGGILEWKVQ, encoded by the coding sequence ATGACAATCCAGAGGTGTTTTTTAGTAATTTCCCTATGGGCGGGACTAGCGGCCGCAGATTCCATTACGGTTGTCGAGCGTCCGGATGCTGCCTCGGTGAATCCGCATTATGTCAGCAGCCGAGCGCCTCTGAAGCCGGTTTATTTTCTGGAGCTGCCGGTCGGGTCGATTGAGCCGAAGGGCTGGCTGAGAGAATATCTCAAGAGGCAGCGGGACGGAATGACAGGGAATCTGGAGGAAATCAGCGCCTGGCTGCAGAAAGAAGACAATGCCTGGCTGAGTGCGGACGGCAGGGGCAAATGGGGCTGGGAGGAAGTGCCGTATTGGCTGCGGGGCTATCAGGATTTGGCATATCTGCTGAATGAGCCGGCGATGATAGCAGAGACGAAGTTTTGGATGGAAGGGGTGCTCCGCAGTCAGCGTCCGGATGGGGATTTCGGGCCGGATATGCGTCTGGAGGACGGCTCGCGGGACTACTGGGGCAATATGGTGATGCTGTATTGTCTTCAGTCGTATTATGACTGGAGCGGCGATAAGCGTGTTTTGGACTTGATGCGGCGGTATTTCGCCTATCAGTTGACTGTGCCGGAGGAAAAGTTTCTGACGGGCTACTGGCAGCGGATGCGCGGCGGAGACAATTTGTACAGCGTGCTGTGGCTGTACAATCATACGGGCGACAAGCCGCTGCTCGATTTGGCGGAAAAGATTCACCGGCGGACGGCCGACTGGCGAATGGAAGGCGACCTGCCCAACTGGCACAATGTAAATATCGCCCAGGGTTTTCGGGAGCCGGCGGTTTATTTTCTTCTGAGCGGCAATTCCCGCGATTTGGAGTTTGCCTACAAAAACTTTTGGCAGGTGCGGAAGCGTTTCGGACAGGTGCCCGGAGGGATGTTCGGCGGGGATGAAAACTGCCGGGTTGGATTTGACGACCCGCGGCAGTGCATTGAGACCTGCGGCATTGTCGAACAGATGTTTTCCGACCAAATGATGATGCGCATCTCCGGAGACCCATTCTGGGCGGACCACTGCGAGGAGGTTGCGCTGAATACGTATCCGGCGGCGGTGATGCCGGATTTTCGGGCCTTGCGGTACCTGACGGCGCCGAATCAGCCGGTCAGCAGCGGGGCGGACCACCATCCGGGTCTGGACAACAAGGGACCGTTTCTGCTGATGAATCCGTTCAGCCACCGGTGCTGTCAGCATAACCATTCCCACGGCTGGCCGAATTATGCCAAGTCGCTCTGGTGGGCGACCCCGGACAGCGGGCTTTGTGCAGCGCTGTACGCGGCCTGCCGCGTCAAGGCCAAAGTCGGCAAAGGAGTTCAGGTCATCCTCGACGAGGAAACGAACTATCCGTTTGAGGAACAGGTGCGGCTGACGGTGCGGCTGTCTGAGCCGACGGTTTTCCCGCTGTATCTGCGGGTGCCTTCATGGTGTTCAAAGGCCTCTGTGCAGCTCAACGGACAGCATGTGTCGATAGAACCGAAGTCGGGCCGATACATTCGGTTGGAGCGCACCTGGCGGGACGGAGACCGGGTGGTGCTGAATCTGCCGATGGAGCTGCGGGTGCAGCGGTGGACGGCCAACCACAGCAGTGCAAGCGTTTCCTATGGGCCGCTGACGTTCTCACTGAAGATTCAGGAACTGTATGTGCGGGCGGACAGCACAAAGACTGCCGTATGGGATTCCAAGTGGCGGGCGGATGTCCGGAAGGAGCAATGGCCTTCTTATGAAATTTACCCGGCGTCGTCGTGGAATTATGGCCTGGTGCTGAAGGGGACTCGGCCGGAGGACGGATTTGAACTCATTCGAAAGTCCTGGCCGGCTGATAATTTTCCATTTACGCATGAGGCGGTGCCGCTGGAGTTGAAAACAACGGCAAAGAAAATTGTCAGCTGGACGCTGGATCAATACGGTCTGTGCAGTCCGCTGCAGGACAGCCCGGTTCGGTCCGATGAGCCGGTCGAGACGGTGACCCTGATTCCGATGGGGGCGGCGCGGCTGCGGATATCCGCTTTTCCGGTGATTGGAGAAGGCGCGGACGCGAAAGAATGGAACCTCCAGACATTTCCTCGGCCGCCGCTGGCTTCTGTAACGGCTTCCTATCTGCACGATGAAATATCGGCTTTATGCGACGGCCTTGAGCCGAGCCGTTCCGCAGACCATTCTATTCCGCGATTTACCTGGTGGGATCGAAAGGGGACGACGGAATGGGTGCAGGTCTGGTTTGAAAGGCCGCAAACGTTGTCGAAATCTGAAGTCTATTGGTTTGATGATACAGGCATCGGGCAGTGCCGAGTGCCGGCATCGTGGCGTCTGCTGGTTCTGGAAGGGACAGCGTGGAAGCCGGTGAACATTTCAGGGAACTATCCGGTTGTCAAGGACGGCTGGAGCCGTGCAGCGTTTGAGCCCATTCAGACGCAGGCGGTTCGGCTGGAAGTGCAGCTGCAGGACGGCTTTTCCGGAGGCATTCTCGAGTGGAAGGTGCAGTAG
- a CDS encoding sugar-binding domain-containing protein: MRKCSGVWAAAVFLLILLGTTGYAWTLKQAPLMTPWAQQVEPSAVLPEYPRPQLVRSDWLNLNGLWQYQPGNAGDPVPTGQNLSGEILVPFPVESAISGVMEHHERLWYRRTFTVPSAWQGRRILLHFGAVDWEAEVFVNGTSVGIHRGGYDPFFFDITPHLTSGGPQELIARVYDPTNSQAIACGKQDLNPNGIWYTAVTGIWQTVWLEPVPEVSIERIKIVPDVDNQLVRVKAFVRGSAQGLTVEAVAYQGTEKAGQVSGAAGEDLKLRLRNVRLWSPEDPYLYDLKVRIKQGSQVLDEVQSYFGMRKVGIGKVNGVQRLLLNGKFVFQIGPLDQGWWPDGLYTAPTDEALKWDLDMIKAFGFNMVRKHVKIEPARWYYWADKLGLLVWQDMPSMRSVPSGDLRTQFEWELEQMVEKLGNHPSIIMWVIFNEGWGQYDTVRLTQKVMAQDPSRLVSNASGWVDHPVGHIIDTHSYPAPGGLAPTETRASVCGEYGGIGMRVEGHMWNPNSWGYTMVNTGQELAQLYDAYIQQLAGLRDELGLSAGVYTQITDVEVEINGLITYDRKVIKADVGAIRQSNAMNRSFESVVPTSEKTAQTWRYTTSQPSSGWMNEGFNDAGWSEGPGGFGTTGTPGAVVGTEWNTSDIWIRRTFTLPSLTSEQMNRLVLRIHHDEDAEVYLNGVLAAAVPNYTTSYVYLPITEAARAALRAGQSNLIAVHCRQTAGGQFIDVGLALETVQTSDACGQWGYPYADLNQDCRVDFGDLAMLASEWSGML, encoded by the coding sequence ATGAGGAAATGTTCAGGAGTATGGGCGGCAGCGGTTTTTCTTCTGATTCTTTTGGGAACGACGGGCTATGCCTGGACACTCAAGCAGGCCCCGCTGATGACTCCGTGGGCGCAGCAGGTTGAACCCTCGGCCGTTTTGCCGGAGTATCCGCGTCCGCAGTTGGTTCGTTCGGACTGGCTGAACCTCAACGGGCTCTGGCAGTATCAGCCGGGCAATGCGGGGGACCCCGTGCCGACAGGACAAAATCTCTCCGGCGAGATTCTGGTTCCCTTTCCGGTGGAATCGGCGATTTCCGGTGTGATGGAGCATCATGAGCGTCTGTGGTATCGTCGGACTTTCACCGTGCCGTCGGCCTGGCAGGGACGCCGGATTCTGCTGCATTTCGGAGCGGTGGACTGGGAGGCGGAGGTGTTCGTGAATGGTACGTCGGTCGGGATTCATCGCGGCGGGTATGACCCCTTCTTTTTCGATATTACTCCGCATCTGACATCCGGCGGCCCGCAGGAACTGATTGCGCGGGTGTATGACCCGACCAACAGCCAGGCGATTGCCTGCGGCAAGCAGGATTTGAACCCGAACGGCATCTGGTACACGGCCGTAACGGGCATCTGGCAGACGGTCTGGCTGGAACCGGTGCCCGAAGTATCGATTGAGCGCATCAAGATTGTGCCGGATGTCGACAATCAGCTGGTGCGGGTGAAGGCATTTGTCCGCGGTTCTGCGCAGGGGTTGACGGTGGAAGCCGTTGCCTATCAGGGAACCGAGAAAGCCGGTCAGGTGAGCGGAGCGGCGGGGGAAGACCTGAAACTGCGGCTGCGGAACGTTCGGCTCTGGTCGCCGGAAGACCCGTATCTGTATGATTTGAAAGTGCGGATTAAACAGGGGTCTCAGGTGCTCGATGAGGTGCAGAGTTATTTTGGAATGCGCAAAGTCGGCATCGGGAAGGTCAACGGCGTCCAGCGGCTTCTGCTGAACGGCAAATTTGTCTTCCAGATCGGCCCCCTGGACCAGGGCTGGTGGCCGGACGGGCTCTATACGGCTCCGACGGACGAGGCGCTGAAGTGGGATTTGGATATGATTAAGGCGTTCGGCTTCAATATGGTCCGCAAGCATGTGAAGATTGAACCGGCCCGCTGGTACTACTGGGCGGACAAACTGGGGCTGCTGGTCTGGCAGGATATGCCCAGCATGCGGAGTGTCCCGTCCGGCGACCTGCGCACTCAATTTGAGTGGGAGCTGGAGCAGATGGTTGAGAAGCTGGGCAATCATCCTTCCATCATTATGTGGGTGATCTTTAATGAAGGATGGGGCCAGTATGATACGGTGCGTCTGACGCAGAAGGTCATGGCGCAGGACCCGTCTCGCCTGGTTTCGAATGCCAGCGGCTGGGTAGACCATCCGGTCGGACATATCATTGATACGCACAGCTACCCGGCCCCCGGCGGGCTGGCGCCGACGGAAACCCGAGCCAGTGTCTGCGGAGAATACGGCGGCATCGGCATGCGGGTGGAGGGACATATGTGGAATCCCAATTCATGGGGCTACACGATGGTCAACACGGGCCAGGAGCTGGCACAGCTGTATGATGCGTATATCCAGCAGCTGGCCGGTCTGCGGGATGAACTGGGTCTCAGTGCCGGTGTTTATACCCAGATTACGGATGTGGAAGTGGAAATCAACGGTCTGATTACCTATGACCGAAAAGTCATCAAGGCCGATGTGGGGGCGATTCGTCAGTCGAATGCCATGAACCGTTCGTTTGAAAGCGTGGTTCCGACGTCGGAAAAAACGGCTCAGACCTGGCGCTATACAACCAGTCAGCCGAGTTCCGGCTGGATGAATGAAGGATTCAATGATGCCGGCTGGTCGGAAGGCCCCGGAGGATTCGGGACGACGGGTACGCCGGGTGCCGTGGTGGGAACGGAATGGAATACGTCGGACATCTGGATTCGGCGTACATTTACTCTGCCGTCGCTGACGTCGGAGCAGATGAATCGTCTGGTGCTTCGAATTCATCACGATGAAGATGCCGAGGTGTATCTGAACGGCGTTTTGGCGGCCGCGGTTCCCAATTATACGACCAGTTATGTCTATCTTCCGATAACCGAGGCGGCTCGTGCAGCCCTGCGGGCGGGCCAATCCAATTTGATTGCTGTGCATTGCCGTCAGACTGCCGGCGGACAATTTATCGATGTCGGCCTGGCCCTCGAGACCGTGCAGACGTCCGATGCCTGCGGACAGTGGGGGTATCCCTATGCGGACCTGAATCAGGACTGCCGTGTGGATTTCGGGGATTTGGCGATGCTGGCCTCGGAATGGTCCGGGATGCTGTAA